One bacterium genomic window, CTGCCGTTTGCAGAACCGATCGCCCGTGAGTTCGTCGAGACGCTGCGGCGATGCCCCGGGGTATCCAGCGCCGACCCGGTCGGGTCGCTGCGCCGGATGCGGGACACGGTCGGGGACATCGACATCGTCTGCGCCGCGACGGACCCGGCAGGCGCGATCAAGCGCTTCCTCACGCATCCCGATGTCAAGCAGATCCTGGCCCGCGGCGACACCAAGACCACCATCATTCATACCGGCGGGGTGCAGATGGATTTGGAAATACTGCCGCGCGCCGAGTACGGATCGCTCCTTCAGCACTTCACGGGGTCCAAGGAGCACAACATCGCGCTGCGGACCTGGGGCGTGGAACACGGCTTTTCCATCTCGGAGCATGGCATCAAGCGCGGACGCACGCTGTATACCTTCGAGCGCGAGACCGATGTCTACGCGTTTCTCGGCATGGACTGGATTCCGCCGGAACTGCGGGAGAATCGGGGCGAGATCGAGGCCGCCCTGCACCACCGGCTGCCGGCGCTGCTCGAGGCGCGCGATATCAAGGGGGATCTGCAGGGCCACTCCACCTGGTCGGACGGGCACGACACGATCGACGTCCTCGCGCGCGCGGCGGTCGCGCGGGGCTACGAGTACCTGGCGATCACCGATCATACCAAGGGCCTCGGCGTGGCCCACGGCGCGCGTCGCCGAGCGGCACAAGGAATTCGAGACGATCAAACGGGCGTACCGGGGGCACCTTCACCTGCTAGAGGGCCTCGAGGTGGACATTCGGGCCGACGGCCGCCTCGATCTGCCGGATGAAATCTTGAAAGACATGGAGATCGTC contains:
- a CDS encoding helix-hairpin-helix domain-containing protein, with the protein product MTNKEIARILYDIAGILEIKAEIVFRVIAYRNAARSVEFLAEDISERYRRGGRKALDAIPGVGTSIALKIEELLQTGRLKYYDQIKNTIPTVELGLTKIPNVGPKTAKKLCETLKVKSVADLEQVLDSPRAARYFKQKTRERIKTGIARLRRLSGRILLPFAEPIAREFVETLRRCPGVSSADPVGSLRRMRDTVGDIDIVCAATDPAGAIKRFLTHPDVKQILARGDTKTTIIHTGGVQMDLEILPRAEYGSLLQHFTGSKEHNIALRTWGVEHGFSISEHGIKRGRTLYTFERETDVYAFLGMDWIPPELRENRGEIEAALHHRLPALLEARDIKGDLQGHSTWSDGHDTIDVLARAAVARGYEYLAITDHTKGLGVAHGARRRAAQGIRDDQTGVPGAPSPARGPRGGHSGRRPPRSAG